One segment of Pyricularia oryzae 70-15 chromosome 3, whole genome shotgun sequence DNA contains the following:
- a CDS encoding hsp88-like protein: MSVVGVDFGSMNTVIAVARNRGVDVITNEVSNRATPSLVGFGPKNRYLGEAAKTQEISNLKNTVGSLKRLAGRRLNEPDVQLEQQYISAPLVDVNGQVGVEVTYLGKKEKFTATQLVAMYLAKIKQTTATETKLAVSDLVMSVPAWFTDVQRRALIDAAEIAGLKLLRLINDTTAAALGYGITKLDLPSAEEKPRRVAFVDVGYSDYAVSIVEFKKGELAVKSTAFDRHFGGRNFDKALVDHLQKEFLGKYKIDIFSNPRATSRVFAAAEKLKKILSANQQAPLNIESLMNDIDVSAMITRQEFEAMIEPILPRVEEVLQQALAEAKLTVDDIDVVELVGGGSRVPAIKERVGAFFNKPLSFTLNQDEAIARGCAFSCAILSPIFKVRDFAVQDVISYPIEFAWEKAPDIPDEDTSLVVFNKGNLMPSTKILTFYRKQPFDLEARYAKPDELPQTVNPWIGRFSVKGVQANGGQDDFMICKLKARVNIHGILNVESGYYVEDQEVEEPIPEEGDKDPNAMETDGAKDGDAKPKMRKVKKQVRKGELPIVAATQSLDPNAKNTLLEREAAMASEDKLVFDTEEKKNELETYIYDIRNKLDDQYAEFASEEEKDKIRARLSETEDWLYDEGDDTTKAVYIAKMDEIRAMTGPIVQRHFDKVEQERQELQARLDAEAAAKKAAEDERKAAEAQKADAPETKDEDMTDADAKANGA; the protein is encoded by the exons CC ATCTCTGGTTGGCTTTGGCCCCAAGAACCGCTACCTCGGAGAGGCCGCCAAGACACAAGAAATCTCCAACCTTAAGAACACAGTCGGCTCCCTGAAGCGCCTCGCCGGCCGCCGACTCAACGAACCAGATGTCCAGCTCGAGCAACAGTACATCTCGGCGCCCCTGGTCGACGTCAACGGCCAGGTTGGTGTTGAGGTGACATATCTGGGCAAGAAAGAGAAGTTCACCGCCACTCAACTTGTTGCCATGTACCTCGCCAAGATCAAGCAGACGACGGCGACAGAGACTAAACTGGCAGTGTCAGACCTGGTCATGAGCGTACCGGCATGGTTCACAGACGTTCAGCGCCGCGCGCTGATAGATGCCGCTGAGATCGCTGGCCTCAAGCTGCTCCGTCTTATCAACGACACGACCGCCGCCGCTCTCGGCTACGGTATCACCAAGCTCGACCTGCCTTCTGCCGAGGAGAAGCCGCGCCGGGTTGCATTTGTCGATGTCGGTTACAGCGACTACGCCGTGTCGATCGTCGAGTTCAAGAAGGGCGAGCTTGCCGTCAAGTCGACGGCTTTTGACCGTCACTTCGGTGGCAGGAACTTCGACAAGGCTCTCGTCGACCACCTGCAAAAGGAGTTCCTCGGCAAGTACAAGATCGACATCTTCTCGAACCCCCGCGCCACCTCGCGTGTCTTTGCCGCTGCCGAGAAGCTCAAGAAGATCCTGTCCGCCAACCAGCAGGCGCCGCTCAACATCGAGTCGCTGATGAACGACATCGACGTGTCTGCTATGATCACTCGTCAAGAGTTCGAGGCCATGATTGAGCCCATTCTGCCCCGCGTTGAGGAGGTTCTTCAGCAGGCTCTTGCCGAGGCCAAGCTGACTGTCGATGACATTGACGTCGTCGAGCTTGTCGGAGGTGGTTCTCGTGTGCCTGCCATCAAGGAGCGCGTTGGTGCTTTCTTCAACAAGCCCCTGTCTTTCACTCTTAACCAGGACGAGGCTATCGCCAGGGGTTGTGCTTTCAGCTGTGCTATCCTGTCCCCCATCTTCAAGGTCCGCGACTTTGCCGTCCAGGACGTCATTAGCTACCCGATCGAGTTTGCCTGGGAGAAGGCCCCCGATATCCCGGATGAGGACACGAGCCTCGTTGTCTTTAACAAGGGCAACCTCATGCCTTCCACCAAGATTCTCACCTTCTACCGGAAGCAGCCCTTCGACCTCGAGGCCAGGTACGCTAAGCCTGATGAGCTGCCCCAGACCGTGAACCCCTGGATTGGCCGCTTCTCAGTCAAGGGTGTCCAGGCCAACGGAGGACAGGATGATTTCATGATCTGCAAGCTCAAGGCGCGTGTAAACATTCACGGGATCCTGAACGTGGAGAGCGGTTACTACGTGGAGGACCAGGAGGTTGAGGAGCCGATTCCTGAGGAGGGTGACAAGGATCCGAAT GCGATGGAGACGGACGGTGCCAAGGACGGAGACGCCAAGCCCAAGATGCGCAAGGTCAAGAAGCAGGTTAGGAAGGGTGAGCTGCCAATCGTTGCCGCCACTCAGTCGCTCGACCCCAACGCCAAGAACACGCTCCTCGAGCGCGAGGCCGCCATGGCTTCGGAGGACAAGCTTGTCTTCGACAccgaagagaagaagaacgaGCTCGAGACGTACATCTACGACATCCGCAACAAGTTGGATGACCAGTACGCCGAATTTGCGAGCGAAGAGGAGAAGGACAAGATCCGTGCTCGGTTGAGCGAGACTGAG GACTGGCTGTACGATGAGGGTGATGACACCACCAAGGCTGTATACATTGCAAAGATGGACGAGATTAGGGCCATGACTGGCCCCATCGTTCAGCGTCACTTCGACAAGGTTGAGCAGGAGAGGCAGGAGTTGCAGGCACgtctcgacgccgaggcagcAGCTAAGAAGGCCGCCGAGGATGAGCGCAAGGCCGCTGAGGCACAAAAGGCCGACGCTCCCGAGACGAAGGATGAGGACATGACGGATGCGGATGCTAAAGCTAATGGCGCATAA